ACCACTTCGTGGTAAAACACTGCTTCGCAGTTGAAAGATGGTTAGTGCGCTAAAAATTGAAAATAAATTATTTTCTAGTTAGATATGGTGTAAAAAATAATTACTATATGAATTATGTATGATATACAATCAGGATAAGCTAAACAAATGAATGTTATAGGTTATCTATGGTTACACCCTCCACTAATTTCTCACCAAATCTTCTACCTGATATTAAAACTAGCGAGCCTGAAGCCATAGAGCAATGGGTTCAAACAGGTGGAGAATTGGCTAAAATTTTGACTGCTGCACAAAATGCAATCCACTCAATTGAAACAGAGCCTTCTGGTCCAGATGAAAATGAAAAACGTAGGGTTTATAAAAACCTCTCAGCTGCCATTAATGGCAAAAAAGCATACTACCAAGAGCACTGGATTATTGGAGGCTTATTTAAGTTTATTAAAGCAATTGGCTTGGTTGCGCTTTTTGGAGGAGATTCTATTAGCAAAGCTGAAAACTTTATTTTTCCAGTGTGCTCTGCTGGTAGGATAATACAAATGAACAAGATTGGCTCAGAGGGGATTGTTGTCGCTCCAGAAGGCTCATTTGCTTATTCTCATGCTTCAACAGTGCCACCTGAATATTATTTAAAGAAATATCCTAATGTGGATGATAAATTTTGTGCACAAAATTACCTAACAAAATTCTATGTAACAAGCATGGAAGGCATGAATATGGATCGTGGTGCCGTTGGAAGTAGATATGATGGAACGCATTTTGCATGCCTTGCAGATGGAGTCGGCGGAGGGGGTATTTTTTCTATGCACGCAGCACAAGGATTTTGTGAACAAGCAATAAGAGAACTTGACTCAAACCCATCACTACTCACATCCAAAAATCCTGATAAGAGAGGAAAGGAACTATTTGAAAGACTTGTAAATGCACCTGGGCCTGCTCAGATTGAAAGCGCTGGAGCTGCAACGATGGTGGTTGCAGCAACGGAGACGCGCTCTGATGGGTTTTATAATATCAACGGGGCAGCTCTTGGTGATTCTGTAGTGATTCATGTTGATGGAGATAAGCATGCTGCAACTCAGCTAAACGTAGTTAAAAGAAAGGAAGGAAGCAAAAGTGACTCAGGCGGTCAAATTCTAGCTGGAACAGGGCTAGAGAAAGAGGAAAATATTTGCGGTTTTTCCAAAAAAGTTAAAAAAGAGGATTTGGTAATCCTTGCAAGTGATGGTCTGACGGACAATATAGTCTCTATAGATTTACTCCCCTTGATTCTTTATAATCCCTTTTTTGATTCTCAAAAAGAGCCAAGAGCTTTTTCCAAAGATCTTCCTGATAGAAAAGAATTAGAAGCTCTTCTTCAAGAAGAAAGAACACCCACTCCAGAGCAAGCAGTTACCCGGCTAAATAACTATGTGGAATGGGTTATTTTTCAGAGAAGACAGATGGAATCAGAAGGTCTTGCATTAGAAATTCAAGCTGGAGGAGCTAAAAATGCTAGAATGGATGGATTGCAACGCATTCTTAAATCACCAGAGGCCCCTTGTGGCAAAACAGATGATGTGATGATCATTGCTTTTAATGCGGGCTAAAAACTCAGGTTAAAAGGGATTAGGTGTATCAATAAAGAAGACCTGCACATTGAAAGCTTTTAATAGATGATCACCAAGTGCTTTTGGACCCACTTTTTCTGTTGCAGTGTGACCAAGTGCAATAAAGTTTATCCTTTCCTCTTGCGCTATATTCCAGGCGGGCTCATCAAAAGATCCTGTAATAAAACAATCTACACCTGCTCTTGCTGCAAGTAAAACATCTTTGTAGGCCCCGCCAGAAATGATTGCTGCAGAAGACACATCTTTTTTACCCGCAAGAGCAACTATTGCTAGATGATCGTAATAAGATTCAAGCGTTGCAACAAATCCATCGACTGCTATATTAGCAAATTTTCCCTGGACACCTATTATATTGAAGGAAGATAAATCGCTCATACCAAGATCGATTGCCGCTTTCCAGTTATTACCAACTACTGGATGTGCATCTAAAGGTAGGTGATAAGCTAAAAGAGCGATATTATTTTCTAGAAGAATTTTTAGTTTTTTCTGCTTACTTCCAGAAATGACAAAGCTATCTCCATTCCAAAATATCCCATGATGTACAATTAAAGCATCTACGTCCAATTTTACAGCCTCTTGTATCGTTGCAAGGCTTGCAGAAACGGCTACACCTATTTTTGAAATCGTGCGTGTTCCCTCAACTTGAAGGCCATTTGGGCAATAGTCTTGAAATTGCGATCCTTTTAAAAAATCTTCCAGATAATTACACAAGATCTGTACAGTAAGATTCATGAGTCCCCCAATTTAAAAGGATATTTAACAATGATGGAGCATACCCTACAAAATAAGATAAAGCAAGCAATTGGAAAATTTGCAGCAGACCTTGTTATGGATGGCATGATTGTAGGCCTTGGAACGGGTAGCACATCTGCATGTTTTATTGAAAGTTTGGCCATTCGCTGCTCGCAGGGTTTGAAAATAAGGGCGATTGCAACCTCGCAAAAATCTACAGATCTTGCTAAATCCAAAGGCATTCCCATCCTCGATATGGAAGATGTTGTACAAATTGATCTTACAATTGATGGAGCGGATGAAATTGACCACCAAAAGAGGTTAATTAAGGGTGGAGGAGGCGCTCTTTTAAGAGAGAAGATCATAGCTACTTCCAGCAAAGAGATGATAGTGATTGTAGATGAATCAAAAATTGTGAAAGACCTGGGTGCTTTTGGGCTTCCAGTAGAGATTATCCCCTTCTGCTATAAAACAACGCTCCACAAACTTTCAAAGATTGGATTTACAGGAAAGCTTCGAACAAATCCAGATGGCACTTTTTATATTACCGACAACAGTAATTACATTGTTGATATCCACTTTGATCCTGTATGTAGAGACCCAGAAAAAGCTTATACTCTCATTAGGTGCATAACTGGCGTTGTCGATATAGGGTTTTTCTTTCATATTGCAAAAAGAGTTGTAGTCGGGTATGCAGATGGATCTGTAAAAATCTACGCGGGTGATGAACTTCCATTCAAAACAGGTTAAATGATTATGTTATCCGAGCTTATTCCTATCAAATTCAACAAGATCATGCAAACGAGATCTTATACAGTTGTGGTTCTTGGAACACATGAGAAAAATTTTGCGATCTATACAGATCCACAAATTGGCAAATTATTGCAAATGTATTTGACTGGGGCTGAAAGGCCAAGACCCTTTACGCATGATCTTATCAGCTTGATATTTAAAGGTTTGAATATACATTTAAAGCAAGTTGTTATTAGTGATATTCAAGACACCATCTATTTTGCACGATTATTTATTGAGCAACAAATTGGAGAAGAAAAACACATTGTAGAAATTGATGCTAGACCATCAGATTGTATTACGCTAGCACTCATGAATAATGTACCCGTCTATTGTACAAGAGAAGTCTTAGAAAAAACTGTTCCTATTGAAGATTCTTAAAAAAGTAATTGCCAAAAACAACCAAATTAAAGATAAGGGATAGCACACAAACAATTCTTACCACCCTCCAAATTTTATTATGAATAAAAACGTAGCACAAACAAAAGCACAAGGAGTTTTTATCGTTTCTAACGATAAAGGACTTCATACAAGACCTTCAACAGAATTGGTTAAATGTGCAGCGTCATTTAAGTCCCAAGTTCAACTCACCTACCAAAAAGAATGCGTGAATGCAAAATCACTTTTAGGTATTTTAATGCTTTCTGCGCACCGAGGCTCAAAAATTTTAGTTGAAGCTATTGGTGAAGATGCAGAAATTGCAGTTCAAACAATACTTCAACTTGCTGAAAACAAATTTAACATCAACTATTAAGTTGATATTCTTACATCAACCAAAGTGAATGACAATGCTAATTACAAGAGATGAAGTCGATCCCAAAAATACTTGGAACCTTTCTGCTTTTTACAAAAATAAAGAACTCTTTGAAAAAGACTTTTTAAAATTTAAAGGAAGAGATACAGCCCCGTTCTGGCCTGAACTACAAGCCTTTAAAGGACGTTTAAAAGAGGGTCCTGAAGTGCTTTTAGGTGCACTAAAGACCTATTTTGAAATTTCTCGTGGTCTTGATAAAATCTACACCTATTCTCATCTAAAACATGATGAAGAGATTACGATTACAGAAAATAAAGAGATCCATGAAAAAACTCAGATTCTTTTACAGCATTTCCAAGAAGAGTCCGCCTGGTTAGAACCAGAGATTTTCATGATTCCAGAAACCCTTCTTAAATCACCTGTGCTTGAATCTTTTCATTTTCATCTAGAAAAGCTTTTGTCATTAAAAGAACATATTTTATCCTCCCGTGAAGAAGAGTTACTTGCACTTGCTAGAAGAGCTCTGCAAACACCATATAAAGCATTTTCATCCATGAATAATGCAGACTTTAAATTTCCTTGCGTAAAAGATGCAAATAATGTCGAAAAAGAATTAACTCATGGAAGTTATTACTCTTACATGCAAAGTAGAGATAGAGTTCTTAGAGAAAACACATTTAATACACTCCACAAACAGTATGCGACTTACGAAAATACTTTATGTAATTTGATTGATGGACAAATGCTTTCTCATCAATTCAATGCAAAAGCTAGAAACTATAAATCCTCTCTTGAAGCCGCTTTAAAACCTAATAATATCGATACAAGTGTCTACACATCCCTTATTGAGGCTGTAAGATGCGAAATTGGTGCGCTGCACGAATACATGCATTTAAGAAAAAAGGTGTTGGGAGTGGATACATTGCATCTTTACGACATGAGTGTGCCTCTTACCAAAGAGCTTGATTTTCACATGGAATATGAGCAAGCAGAGCAAATTGTAATTGAGTCGGTAGCTCCTCTTGGAAAAGAGTATCAAGAAATATTAAAAAAAGGCTTGAATAGGGATCTTTGGGTAGATCGCTATGAAAATAAGAATAAAAGAAGCGGCGCTTATTCTAGCGGCTGTTTTGATAGCAATCCCTATATTCTTATGAACTACAAAGGACTTGTAAGAGATGTATTTACACTTACGCATGAGTGTGGGCACTCGATGCACAGCTATTTTAGTAGAGCAACACAGTCTTATCATTATTCAAACTACTCTATATTTGTAGCTGAAGTAGCTTCCACCTTTAATGAAGAATTGCTCTCCCGATATTTTTTAGAGAGGGTTGCAAGTAAAGAAGAAAAAATTTTCTTTATCAATTCAAAAATAGAGGATATTCGTGCAACGCTCTTTAGGCAAACGCTTTTTGCTGAATTTGAATTAATGATTCATACACTTGTAGAAGAAAATATTCCGCTTACCCCTGCTCTTCTTAAAAAAGAATATAGAAAATTAAATGAATTTTATTTTGGAGAGTCTGTGTGCATAGATGATGCTATAGATATTGAATGGGCACGCATTCCCCACTTCTATTACGATTTCTACGTTTATCAATATGCAACAGGTATTAGCGCAGCTCTTGCACTTGTTGATAAAGTTTTAAAGGGATCAGATCAAGACCTAAATAATTATCTTACTTTTCTAAAAAGTGGCAGTAGCAAATATCCCATTGATACTCTGAAGCTCGCAGGTGTTGATATGCGAAGCACAACTCCTGTTAAGGCTGCAATTGAGCGTTTTAAAACGCTTGTAAATGAACTAAAATTGCTAACAACTTAGCAGTTTCGCAATTTAACTGCTAAATCCCCTTGCAAAAAAATCACCATCTATCTTAATGTGTCCATCATTAGATCATCGAGTGGACAAAAAATAACCATTTCGAGCGAAACATAACCTACTTTCAAGGAGTCACGCATATGACAAACCAAACCAAACTACAACCTATTGGAAATCGTATACTTGTAAAAAGACTAGAAGCAGAAGCAACCCTTAAAGGCGGCATCATTCTTCCAGAAAGCGCAAAGAAAAAACAAGAGACTGCAAAAGTCATCGCAATTGGTACTGGCAAACAAGATAAAAGCGGAAATCTTATTCCTATCCC
Above is a genomic segment from Chlamydiales bacterium containing:
- a CDS encoding Nif3-like dinuclear metal center hexameric protein, whose translation is MNLTVQILCNYLEDFLKGSQFQDYCPNGLQVEGTRTISKIGVAVSASLATIQEAVKLDVDALIVHHGIFWNGDSFVISGSKQKKLKILLENNIALLAYHLPLDAHPVVGNNWKAAIDLGMSDLSSFNIIGVQGKFANIAVDGFVATLESYYDHLAIVALAGKKDVSSAAIISGGAYKDVLLAARAGVDCFITGSFDEPAWNIAQEERINFIALGHTATEKVGPKALGDHLLKAFNVQVFFIDTPNPF
- the rpiA gene encoding ribose-5-phosphate isomerase RpiA gives rise to the protein MMEHTLQNKIKQAIGKFAADLVMDGMIVGLGTGSTSACFIESLAIRCSQGLKIRAIATSQKSTDLAKSKGIPILDMEDVVQIDLTIDGADEIDHQKRLIKGGGGALLREKIIATSSKEMIVIVDESKIVKDLGAFGLPVEIIPFCYKTTLHKLSKIGFTGKLRTNPDGTFYITDNSNYIVDIHFDPVCRDPEKAYTLIRCITGVVDIGFFFHIAKRVVVGYADGSVKIYAGDELPFKTG
- a CDS encoding DUF151 domain-containing protein, which codes for MIMLSELIPIKFNKIMQTRSYTVVVLGTHEKNFAIYTDPQIGKLLQMYLTGAERPRPFTHDLISLIFKGLNIHLKQVVISDIQDTIYFARLFIEQQIGEEKHIVEIDARPSDCITLALMNNVPVYCTREVLEKTVPIEDS
- a CDS encoding HPr family phosphocarrier protein — protein: MNKNVAQTKAQGVFIVSNDKGLHTRPSTELVKCAASFKSQVQLTYQKECVNAKSLLGILMLSAHRGSKILVEAIGEDAEIAVQTILQLAENKFNINY
- the pepF gene encoding oligoendopeptidase F; this translates as MTMLITRDEVDPKNTWNLSAFYKNKELFEKDFLKFKGRDTAPFWPELQAFKGRLKEGPEVLLGALKTYFEISRGLDKIYTYSHLKHDEEITITENKEIHEKTQILLQHFQEESAWLEPEIFMIPETLLKSPVLESFHFHLEKLLSLKEHILSSREEELLALARRALQTPYKAFSSMNNADFKFPCVKDANNVEKELTHGSYYSYMQSRDRVLRENTFNTLHKQYATYENTLCNLIDGQMLSHQFNAKARNYKSSLEAALKPNNIDTSVYTSLIEAVRCEIGALHEYMHLRKKVLGVDTLHLYDMSVPLTKELDFHMEYEQAEQIVIESVAPLGKEYQEILKKGLNRDLWVDRYENKNKRSGAYSSGCFDSNPYILMNYKGLVRDVFTLTHECGHSMHSYFSRATQSYHYSNYSIFVAEVASTFNEELLSRYFLERVASKEEKIFFINSKIEDIRATLFRQTLFAEFELMIHTLVEENIPLTPALLKKEYRKLNEFYFGESVCIDDAIDIEWARIPHFYYDFYVYQYATGISAALALVDKVLKGSDQDLNNYLTFLKSGSSKYPIDTLKLAGVDMRSTTPVKAAIERFKTLVNELKLLTT
- a CDS encoding co-chaperone GroES; protein product: MTNQTKLQPIGNRILVKRLEAEATLKGGIILPESAKKKQETAKVIAIGTGKQDKSGNLIPIPVKVGDIILMDKYSGQEVTLNDEELMILRSDDIIAIVE